In Siniperca chuatsi isolate FFG_IHB_CAS linkage group LG20, ASM2008510v1, whole genome shotgun sequence, the following proteins share a genomic window:
- the ormdl3 gene encoding ORM1-like protein 3: MNVGTAHSEVNPNTRVMNSRGMWLSYILGIGLLHVILLSIPFASVPVVWTLTNLIHNLCMYLLLHTVKGTPFETPDQGKARLLTHWEQMDYGVQFTASRKFLTITPIVLYILTSFYTKYDRVHFVVNTVSLLTVLIPKLPQLHGVRIFGINKY, encoded by the exons ATGAATGTGGGCACGGCACACAGCGAGGTGAACCCCAACACCCGAGTGATGAACAGCAGAGGAATGTGGCTGTCTTACATCCTGGGCATCGGCCTCCTGCACGTCATCCTGCTCAGCATTCCCTTCGCCAGCGTACCTGTGGTCTGGACCCTCACCAACCTCATTCACAATCTG TGCATGTACCTCCTACTTCACACGGTCAAAGGGACGCCCTTTGAGACCCCAGATCAGGGCAAGGCTCGCCTCCTTACACACTGGGAGCAGATGGACTATGGTGTGCAGTTCACAGCTTCACGCAAGTTCCTCACCATCACACCCATTGTCCT GTATATACTAACCAGCTTCTACACCAAATACGATCGGGTCCATTTTGTGGTCAACACTGTTTCCTTGCTCACTGTACTCATCCCCAAGCTGCCCCAGCTGCACGGTGTGAGGATCTTTGGGATTAATAAGTACTGA